CGCCGGGTCAGGCGTGGGACAGGAGCTGGAGCTGCTTTACATCCCCAAGAATGCCGATATCCGCGAGGGCGATCTGCTGGTCACATCGGGGATGGGCGAGCGCTTTCCGCCGGGCTACCCGGTGGCGCGGGTCACGACGGTGCGTCAGGATCCGGATAATCCCTTTACCACCGTGCTGGCCGAGCCAACCGCCCGGCTTGACCGCAGCCGCGAGGTCCTGTTGGTCTGGACCCTCGATCCGCAGATGCGCCAGCAAGCCCTCACCGACGCCGAGCCGGGCGCCGAAACGAGTGCCGAGACGCGCAAAGGCGCCGTACGATGACCGACGCTCCGCCGCGCGGCGGCTGGCTGATCCTCGCCAGTGTGCTGGTCGCCCTGTTCCTTTCCATCCTGCCCATGCCGGCCGGGATCGATGCCTTCAGGCCACCCTGGGTCGCGCTCGTGACGCTCTATTGGTGCCTGACCGTGCCCGAGCGCTTCGGGGTCTTTTCGGCCTTCGCCGCGGGTTTGGCCTTGGATGTCGCCTCGGGATCTTTGTTCGGGCAGCATGCGCTGGGGCTCTCGCTCGTCGCCTATGCCGCGGTCGAGCTGCATCAACGGATCCGACTTTTCCCCTTGTGGCAACAGTCGCTCTTCGTGTGGGTCCTGTTGCTGGTCGAGCGGCTGCTCAACCTGTGGGTCGTGGCGGCAACCGGCCAGCCGATACCCTCCCTGGTCTACTGGGTGTCGACCCTGCTGGGTCTGCTGCTCTGGCCCTGGCTCTTCGTGATCCTAAGCGATCTCGGACGCCGTGTCGGTTTGGTCTAAACCGCGCCCGGCGCGGTACGCGAGGTTCTTGGATGGGATCGGCCCCGCCGGACTTGTCGACCTCTGGAGTCGGCGCGGTTTAAAATATTAAAAAATATATGATTTTGAATTTGACATCCTTAAACCGCGCCGACTCCAAGGCTGATGGGACCCGCAAAGGCAAGATCCGCCCACCGACCTCGACCGTCACTCCGAGCGCGGTTTAATGCTCGAAGCGAATCTGGAAGACCGCAAACGCGAGGCCCGCCTCGTCTCGATCCGAGCGCTCATCGCCGGATTGCTCGCGATCGCCGCCTTGTCGCTCGTCGTGGTGCGTCTGGTCCATCTGCAGGTCGATCAACACGACCATTTCACCGTCCTGTCCCGCGACAATCGGGTCAAGGTCCAGCCGTTGCCGCCGGCACGCGGACTCATCTACGACGCCAACGGCGTGCTGCTCGCCGACAACCACCCGTCCTTCTCGTTGGACATCACGATCGAGAAGGTCGGCGACCTGGAGGCCACGATCGAGGGACTCTCCCGGTTGATCCGGATCGAGCCACAGGATCGCAACCGCTTCGAGCGTCAGAAGCGTCAACGCATGCGCTTCCAGGGCGTGCCGATCAGGCTCAATCTGACCCAGGCGGAGGTCGCGCGGTTCGCGGTCGACGGGCACCGCTTTCCCGGCGTGGACATCCGCGCCGAGCTGGTGCGCACCTATCCGCTCGGCGAGCACACGGCTCATGTGCTCGGCTATGTCGGACGGATCAACGAGCAGGAGCTCGCCCGCATCGACAAGAGTAACTATGCGGGGAGCCAGTTCATCGGCAAGAGCGGCTTGGAGAAGGCTCACGAGGCGCTACTGCACGGGCAGGTCGGCTACCAGCAGGTGGAGGTCAACGCCCGCGGCCGGGTGATCCGGACCCTCGAGAGCCGCCCGCCGGTCTCCGGCAAGGATCTGCATCTGTATCTGGACATCGGCCTGCAGCAGGTGGCGAAAGAGGCGCTCGGCGAGGAGCGCGGGGCCGTGGTTGCCATCGATCCACGCAACGGCGGCGTCCTGGCCCTCGTGAGCAACCCGAGCTTCGACCCCAATCTGTTCGTGGAAGGGATCAGTCAAACCGATTATCAGGCCCTGTTGAGCTCGCCGGACAAGCCCTTGTTCAACCGAGCGGTGCGCGGACAGTATCCGCCGGGCTCGACCATCAAACAATTTGTCGCCCTCGCCGGCCTTGCCGCGGGGGTGACGACCTCGCGACGCGCGACCTATTGCTCGGGCGCATTCAGTCTGCCCGGACACTCGCATCGGTTTCGCTGCTGGCGCCGCGGCGGTCACGGCGCCGTGAACCTCGAGCAGGCGCTGGTGCAGTCGTGCGACGTCTATTTCTACGATCTGGCCAACCGGATGGGGATCGACCGACTCTCGGGGTTTCTCTCGGACTTCGGCTTCGGGTCCTTGACCGGGATCGATGTCGCCGGCGAGCTGGGCGGACTCATGCCGTCGCGCGAATGGAAGCAACGGGTTCGCAAGCAGGCATGGTTTCCGGGCGAGACCCTGATCGTGGGCATCGGTCAGGGGTCCTTCCTGGCGACACCCTTGCAACTGGCGGTCGCCACGGCCGCGGTCGCCAATCACGGCAAGGTGATTCGTCCGCAGGTGGCGCGGGCGGCACAGGCTCCCGGTGCGCCCGCGGCCGAGCAGCTGCCGATGCTCTCGCATACCATCGAGCTCGGCGAGAAACAGCAATGGGACCAGATCGTCAACGCCATGGCCAAGGTCGTGGAATCCGGCACCGCCCGGCGCATCCGCAGCACCGAGTACCGCATCGCCGGCAAAACCGGGACCTCCCAGGTCTTCAGCCTCGGCCAGAACCAACGCTACAATGCCGCGACACTCCCCAAGCACCTGCATGACCACGCCTTGTTCGTCGCCTTCGCGCCGGTGGAAGATCCGCGTATCGCCATCGCGGTCATCGTCGAGCACGGCGGCGGGGGCGGCGCCACCGCGGCGCCCGTCGCCCGTCGCATCATGGATGCCTACCTGGGCGGCGCGACCGTCTTGACCGATGTCGGAGGCGAGCGTGGCGATTAGATCGAGCAGCTATTTTCCGGATGACGCGTTGTATCGGGGACATCGCGGTCTGTGGCAACGGATTCATCTGGATGCCCCCCTGCTGGTGGCCCTGCTGGCGCTGTGCGGTTTCGGCCTGATGGTGCTCTTCAGCGCGAGCGATCAGGATCCCGTCGCGGTCGAGCGGCAGTTGATTCGGCTGGGGGTTGCCTTCGCCCTGATGATCGCGGTCGCACAGATCCCCCCGGCGCGGCTGCGCAGCTGGTCGCCGCTGCTCTACGGGGTCGGGGTGGCGATGCTGATTGCGGTGCTTCTGTTCGGGGATATCGGCAAGGGGGCGCAGCGCTGGCTGGATTTCGGCTTCGTGCGCTTTCAGCCCTCGGAGCTTCTGAAGCTCGCGGTGCCCATGATGCTCGCCTGGCTGCTCAGCGCCCGTGCCTTGCCGCCGAAGCTCGTGTGGGTGGTCCTCTCGGCCGTGCTGACCCTGATCCCGGTCGTGCTGATCGCCAAGCAACCGGATCTGGGAACCGCGCTGTTGGTCGCCAGTGCGGGCGTGGTGGCGCTCTTCATGGCCGGCATGGGGTGGGGCATGATCCTCGCGCTCGCGGCCGTCGCCGCCGCCGTGACGCCGCTCGTTTGGATCGGTCTGCACGACTATCAACGCGATCGCGTGCTGACCTTCCTGAATCCGGAGTCCGACCCCCTCGGGTCCGGCTATCACATCATCCAGTCCAAGATTGCGATCGGCTCGGGCGGGATCGACGGCAAGGGCTGGCTGAACGGCACCCAGTCGCATCTGGAGTTCCTGCCCGAGCGCAATACCGACTTCATCTTTGCGGTCATCGGCGAGGAGTTCGGGTTTACCGGGATCCTGGCCCTGCTCGCCCTTTATCTCTTCATCATCCTGCGCGGTCTGGTCATCGCCGCACGGGCGCAAGACCGCTTCGGGCGTCTCTTGGCCGGTGCTCTGACCCTGGTGTTTTTCGTCTACGTCTTCGTCAACACCGGGATGGTCACCGGCTTGCTGCCGGTTGTCGGTGTTCCGCTGCCCTTGATCAGCTACGGCGGCACCTCGATGGTGACCCTGATGGTTGGATTCGGCATCATCATGGGGATACACACCCATCGTATACGCTCTCGCGGGTGACGCCTGCGATGGTACGGAGAGTCTCGGCAGCGGCCCGACCCATGCGACGCGTCGATGAGCGCAGCCCCGGCGGGAGCGCTTCGCGC
The sequence above is drawn from the Thiocapsa rosea genome and encodes:
- the mreD gene encoding rod shape-determining protein MreD, which translates into the protein MTDAPPRGGWLILASVLVALFLSILPMPAGIDAFRPPWVALVTLYWCLTVPERFGVFSAFAAGLALDVASGSLFGQHALGLSLVAYAAVELHQRIRLFPLWQQSLFVWVLLLVERLLNLWVVAATGQPIPSLVYWVSTLLGLLLWPWLFVILSDLGRRVGLV
- the mrdA gene encoding penicillin-binding protein 2; the encoded protein is MLEANLEDRKREARLVSIRALIAGLLAIAALSLVVVRLVHLQVDQHDHFTVLSRDNRVKVQPLPPARGLIYDANGVLLADNHPSFSLDITIEKVGDLEATIEGLSRLIRIEPQDRNRFERQKRQRMRFQGVPIRLNLTQAEVARFAVDGHRFPGVDIRAELVRTYPLGEHTAHVLGYVGRINEQELARIDKSNYAGSQFIGKSGLEKAHEALLHGQVGYQQVEVNARGRVIRTLESRPPVSGKDLHLYLDIGLQQVAKEALGEERGAVVAIDPRNGGVLALVSNPSFDPNLFVEGISQTDYQALLSSPDKPLFNRAVRGQYPPGSTIKQFVALAGLAAGVTTSRRATYCSGAFSLPGHSHRFRCWRRGGHGAVNLEQALVQSCDVYFYDLANRMGIDRLSGFLSDFGFGSLTGIDVAGELGGLMPSREWKQRVRKQAWFPGETLIVGIGQGSFLATPLQLAVATAAVANHGKVIRPQVARAAQAPGAPAAEQLPMLSHTIELGEKQQWDQIVNAMAKVVESGTARRIRSTEYRIAGKTGTSQVFSLGQNQRYNAATLPKHLHDHALFVAFAPVEDPRIAIAVIVEHGGGGGATAAPVARRIMDAYLGGATVLTDVGGERGD
- the rodA gene encoding rod shape-determining protein RodA, with amino-acid sequence MAIRSSSYFPDDALYRGHRGLWQRIHLDAPLLVALLALCGFGLMVLFSASDQDPVAVERQLIRLGVAFALMIAVAQIPPARLRSWSPLLYGVGVAMLIAVLLFGDIGKGAQRWLDFGFVRFQPSELLKLAVPMMLAWLLSARALPPKLVWVVLSAVLTLIPVVLIAKQPDLGTALLVASAGVVALFMAGMGWGMILALAAVAAAVTPLVWIGLHDYQRDRVLTFLNPESDPLGSGYHIIQSKIAIGSGGIDGKGWLNGTQSHLEFLPERNTDFIFAVIGEEFGFTGILALLALYLFIILRGLVIAARAQDRFGRLLAGALTLVFFVYVFVNTGMVTGLLPVVGVPLPLISYGGTSMVTLMVGFGIIMGIHTHRIRSRG